Proteins found in one Anopheles aquasalis chromosome 3, idAnoAquaMG_Q_19, whole genome shotgun sequence genomic segment:
- the LOC126576469 gene encoding leucine-rich repeat transmembrane neuronal protein 2-like yields MHRVTVLLLCALCSTLEGMCDGAKSAVAFNCASTSSICFISGMVFKNPDDTLTLANIEGKRSLSIKTGEITALRMEHCEGFRTFEKVTIGHTELQELCITSQFVQVMAEGNRIRTLHTDAPTGGQKLEILKLSNNKLSDAGALCQFKALKELHLENNQLSTLDMACFSQMSKLQKLLLAGNRLNHLAITSSTLELPALTTLDLRNNTLTVLDVSSWTFDSLATLQLAFNNLTHVTADMARFVDLQEISLSNNNWHCEPLDALLTALQTNFVKIVDGDSECQGINNSTICCREVVLATEGELFGELAKFTELEQRYSDTNSSLLARLDAIEAEFQAQLDATKQIILKAAEPEHPEPDNEGSGDNEEKQQGETTSNVTETTGSPADGTAGEDAESITKPPTEAAAKEAASKEKKCKPQKPMDAPDVNCTTNLEEIRRELHTLKEEINPLLAKSRTEYQQLSLTTKLIKHEFRTAVHRGALKLKALANQLNELHLYMKSKFDSVK; encoded by the exons ATGCATCGTGTGACCGTGTTGCTACTCTGTGCTTTGTGCAG CACTCTAGAGGGGATGTGTGATGGCGCCAAAAGTGCGGTAGCCTTTAACTGTGCCTCCACCAGCTCCATTTGCTTCATCAGTGGAATGGTCTTTAAGAATCCTGACGACACCCTAACGCTGGCCAATATAGAGGGCAAGCGTAGTCTATCCATTAAGACTGGCGAGATAACGGCGTTAAGGATGGAGCACTGCGAAGGCTTCCGGACATTCGAAAAAGTCACCATCGGCCACACCGAGCTGCAGGAGTTGTGCATTACCAGCCAGTTCGTACAGGTGATGGCCGAGGGCAATCGGATCCGGACGCTGCACACCGATGCTCCGACCGGAGGGCAGAAGCTGGAGATACTGAAGCTTAGCAACAATAAGCTCTCGGATGCTGGGGCCCTGTGCCAATTCAAAGCACTCAAAGAGCTACACCTTGAGAACAACCAGCTGTCCACGTTGGACATGGCATGCTTTTCCCAGATGTCGAAGCTCCAGAAACTGTTGCTCGCCGGCAATCGTCTTAACCATCTGGCCATAACGAGCAGCACGCTAGAGCTGCCCGCTCTGACTACACTCGATCTGCGCAACAACACGCTGACGGTGCTGGATGTGAGTAGTTGGACGTTCGATTCGCTGGCCACGTTGCAGCTTGCATTCAACAATCTGACGCACGTGACGGCAGACATGGCACGGTTCGTCGATTTGCAAGAGATATCACTGTCCAACAACAATTGGCACTGCGAACCGCTCGATGCGCTCCTCACGGCGCTGCAGACGAACTTTGTCAAAATAGTCGACGGTGATAGTGAGTGTCAGGGCATCAATAATAGCACCATCTGCTGCAGGGAGGTAGTGCTTGCGACGGAAGGGGAGCTGTTTGGAGAGCTGGCTAAGTTCACGGAGCTCGAGCAACGTTACAGCGACACGAACAGTAGCTTGCTAGCGCGGCTTGATGCAATCGAAGCGGAATTTCAAGCACAACTGGATGCCACCAAGCAAATCATCCTAAAGGCGGCCGAACCGGAGCATCCTGAACCCGACAATGAAGGTTCCGGTGACAACGAGGAGAAACAACAAGGAGAAACAACAAGTAATGTGACAGAGACCACCGGTTCCCCAGCGGACGGCACAGCCGGGGAAGATGCCGAAAGTATCACGAAACCAccgacagaagcagcagcgaaagaagCTGCCAGCAAGGAGAAAAAGTGTAAACCCCAGAAACCGATGGATGCTCCCGATGTTAACTGCACCACAAATTTGGAAGAAATTCGGCGCGAGCTTCATACTTTGAAGGAGGAAATCAATCCACTGCTAGCAAAGTCTCGTACCGAGTATCAGCAGCTCTCCTTGACGACAAAGTTGATTAAGCACGAGTTCCGAACTGCGGTGCACCGGGGTGCACTGAAGTTGAAAGCCTTGGCTAATCAGTTGAATGAGCTGCATCTGTACATGAAGTCAAAGTTTGATAgtgtgaaataa
- the LOC126576467 gene encoding uncharacterized protein LOC126576467, with amino-acid sequence MASEGIIRSVYAIGFLLLLIFSKSDGREFRCYSRLTDCQLSEVVLETESAIADARFTAIPRSLTIETGRIPFVTESLFNKWKEANDITLNALSIRSLYLHAGLMHVTAKHNAIDTLLLDSNTTEYGLRTLQLSHNALTELPSSLDRLVQLRVLELDHNKLSTVDMTVLGKLAELRILSLAHNQLTVLAPEHATLRLMKLRTLSLAANQLVTLDVQSWEMDSLVELNLTANNLNWLDGQLSQFPVLKKVELARNHWSCDWFVVQHLYPEPNLESLPFTLDADEPGQCEHGGMMRIGQHCCATTKLPGGSIDPYEDKWSEIGELERKIQKLNRTMHEGSTERKKLLESKYTDLSQRLAQLLEKHRAVDETLQRLETKVNTISDDELATLERELNGKMDAIRLSVEEKWNNTLLNRTEDGTRSAGNWTLQATTELERNISSLRSQLESSMRQFNLYNEKAYRQKAMLDRQSADIDAVQGKVANVLQRHNALQDRIKQELEPKVDVVLGFLGDIAEDSDEAKYPSP; translated from the exons ATGGCATCCGAAGGGATCATCCGTAGTGTGTATGC AATCgggtttctgctgctgctaatattCTCGAAGAGCGATGGACGGGAGTTCCGGTGCTATTCGCGGCTCACCGACTGCCAGCTCAgtgaggtggtgctggagaCGGAATCGGCCATAGCCGATGCTCGCTTCACTGCTATACCACGCTCACTGACGATAGAGACCGGGCGAATACCATTCGTCACCGAGTCGCTTTTCAATAAGTGGAAAGAAGCAAACGACATTACCCTGAATGCGCTCAGCATCAGGAGTTTGTACCTTCACGCAGGGCTAATGCATGTAACGGCAAAGCACAACGCCATCGACACGCTACTGCTCGATAGCAACACCACCGAGTACGGTCTCCGGACGCTCCAGCTCTCCCACAACGCACTCACCGAGCTACCGTCGTCGCTcgatcgtttggtgcagcTGCGTGTCCTCGAGCTGGATCACAACAAACTCTCGACGGTCGACATGACGGTGCTTGGCAAATTGGCCGAGCTGCGGATACTATCGCTGGCTCACAATCAGCTGACGGTACTGGCTCCGGAGCACGCCACCCTTCGATTGATGAAGCTCCGCACACTGTCGCTGGCCGCCAATCAGCTCGTTACCCTCGATGTGCAATCGTGGGAAATGGACTCGCTGGTTGAGCTGAACCTTACCGCAAACAACCTGAACTGGCTCGACGGTCAGCTCAGTCAGTTTCCGGTGCTTAAGAAGGTTGAGCTGGCGCGAAATCATTGGAGTTGTGATTGGTTCGTGGTGCAGCATCTGTACCCAGAGCCGAACCTGGAATCGCTCCCGTTCACACTCGATGCCGATGAGCCCGGACAGTGTGAGCATGGCGGTATGATGCGGATCGGGCAGCACTGTTGTGCCACCACGAAACTCCCcggtggttcgatcgatccgtacGAAGACAAGTGGTCCGAGATTGGGGAGCTGGAGCGAAAGATCCAAAAGCTGAACCGTACCATGCACGAGGGTTCCaccgaaaggaagaagctACTGGAGAGCAAATACACCGATTTGTCCCAACGGTTGGCGCAGCTACTCGAGAAGCACCGTGCAGTCGATGAAACACTGCAAAGGCTGGAAACAAAAGTCAATACCATCAGCGACGATGAACTGGCCACGCTGGAACGTGAACTGAACGGAAAGATGGACGCGATCCGGCTCAGTGTCGAAGAGAAGTGGAACAATACGTTGCTGAATCGCACCGAAGATGGCACGAGATCGGCCGGCAATTGGACCCTGCAGGCCACGACCGAGCTCGAGAGAAACATCAGTAGTCTTCGGTCGCAGCTGGAATCGAGCATGCGTCAATTTAATCTCTATAACGAGAAAGCGTACAGACAGAAGGCTATGCTCGATCGGCAATCAGCGGATATCGATGCTGTGCAGGGAAAGGTGGCGAACGTGTTGCAGCGTCACAACGCCCTTCAAGACCGCATCAAACAGGAACTGGAGCCGAAGGTCGACGTTGTGCTTGGCTTCCTCGGTGATATCGCGGAAGACAGTGATGAAGCAAAGTATCCTTCGCCTTGA
- the LOC126576470 gene encoding uncharacterized protein LOC126576470, giving the protein MKVAVYVLLMCFCTLAAAAADTSSTALCVKPRGKVCSIKVLTEVTSDSTSGQLFPDLTDRVELHVATGQVKALTEANTQGSNMEKLRILRLEALGLESVFVREHFEELHLSGNRIVNLTTTGSPRSNCHLKVLDLRKNQFANVSQLQPFGELVELQLDDNQITVLPLEPFTRMSQLRVLSLAGNRINQIVPSVARFELGELEYFSLARNELVRFGTANWELPSLKALLLNNNRLVELPDLSDFEQFFSLEQLTLGANDWSCSWLDSVLGSVLREDRETSIKLDNGPNTECPSEKVSGICCKFTISSSNDTTPGTASSELFVPEIHQAREQTEKLTAIHDEFKRSWDERLKALHTKLQSMLVIAMAELQTKKPVTVLQVTQLRQELEGLRNQSKSLETGKELHHRMEKRLAHFMIEMKNKLLQQTIETDKLLSQVYELRYSFDQQLKERTAENVTSSQSTV; this is encoded by the exons ATGAAAGTAGCTGTATACGTTCTGCT GATGTGCTTCTGTactttagcagcagcagcagcagataccTCATCCACTGCACTTTGCGTGAAACCACGAGGGAAAGTATGCTCCATTAAGGTGCTAACCGAGGTGACCAGCGACTCAACGAGCGGCCAACTATTTCCAGACCTGACCGACCGGGTCGAACTACATGTGGCCACAGGACAGGTGAAAGCCCTAACGGAAGCCAACACACAGGGCAGCAACATGGAGAAGCTGCGTATCCTGCGCCTCGAAGCTCTCGGACTGGAAAGTGTCTTCGTGCGTGAACACTTTGAAGAGCTGCATCTGAGCGGGAATCGGATCGTTAATCTCACGACCACTGGTAGCCCTAGAAGCAATTGCCATCTTAAGGTGCTCGATTTGCGAAAGAATCAGTTCGCAAACGTATCGCAGCTACAGCCGTTCGGCGAGCTGGTCGAGCTGCAGCTTGACGATAACCAGATTACCGTGCTACCGCTGGAACCTTTCACAAGGATGAGCCAACTACGGGTGCTGTCGCTCGCTGGCAACAGGATCAACCAGATTGTGCCCAGTGTCGCGCGGTTTGAACTCGGTGAGTTGGAGTACTTTTCATTGGCACGCAACGAGCTGGTTCGCTTCGGTACAGCCAATTGGGAACTGCCGTCACTCAAAGCGCTACTGTTGAACAACAATCGATTGGTGGAGTTGCCGGATTTGAGTGATTTTGAGCAGTTCTTTAGTTTGGAGCAACTCACTCTTGGGGCGAATGATTGGAGCTGCAGTTGGCTCGACAGCGTGCTGGGGAGCGTGCTCCGGGAGGATAGGGAAACCAGCATAAAGCTGGATAACGGTCCAAACACCGAGTGTCCATCGGAAAAGGTGAGCGGGATTTGCTGTAAGTTCACGATATCGTCCAGCAATGATACCACTCCCGGCACCGCCAGTAGTGAACTGTTTGTGCCGGAAATCCACCAAGCGCGAGAGCAAACCGAGAAACTCACGGCAATACACGACGAGTTCAAGCGGAGCTGGGACGAGCGGCTGAAGGCGCTACATACGAAGCTCCAGAGCATGCTAGTGATCGCGATGGCTGAGCTACAGACGAAGAAACCCGTCACTGTACTGCAGGTGACGCAACTGAGGCAGGAATTGGAAGGTTTGAGGAATCAAAGCAAATCGCTAGAAACAGGCAAGGAGTTGCACCATCGGATGGAGAAACGGTTGGCACATTTCATGATCGAAATGAAGAACAAACTGTTACAGCAGACGATCGAAACGGATAAACTGTTGTCGCAGGTGTACGAGCTGCGGTACAGCTTCGATCAGCAGCTCAAGGAACGCACCGCAGAGAATGTTACAAGCTCTCAGAGTACTGTCTAG
- the LOC126576808 gene encoding uncharacterized protein LOC126576808, producing the protein MGAGECCSRRGVLLLLFLLFTVGKVLSSLMQFPRQRHYPLLHSVSEDLDERFFRDLPADINGLTIMTTMAQRLTIRSTLPLEYLGVRNAQKLGKLVIEPNEQLAYLELSGCPLPSWDPSLNNLTGLIGLRLSCQLSGTLDLAVFSVFPMLMILQLDQNQLDRVVFTQWPNWTGPVELSLTELYLQDNSLTHLDGTVFEPFRNLRELILSSNRLERQLEIGVPVQLPKLEKLDLSHNRLTEVDFRDWQCPELRTVQLNCNQLTSFPRFGIGFTSALRMLTLSFNRLTTVDEGQMSLLRNLQLLNLDGNNIHHWPGASIDTELPQLLGLHLSVNPLETVNFHRWHMPRLQTLYLSSDTLRTISDDLFDRYPLLDEVRAYCRRLDCGWIERHQPYIERRILKVVQIGTYKVATDYNCTNRPVCYACLRYDE; encoded by the coding sequence ATGGGTGCTGGAGAGTGTTGTTCCCGGCGgggcgtgctgctgcttctgttccttCTGTTCACCGTCGGTAAAGTGTTATCCTCGCTGATGCAATTCCCTCGTCAGCGCCACTATCCGCTGCTCCACTCAGTGTCGGAGGATTTGGATGAGCGATTCTTCCGCGATTTGCCGGCGGACATCAACGGGCTGACCatcatgacgacgatggcgcaaCGTTTAACGATCAGATCGACGTTACCACTGGAGTACCTGGGCGTTCGTAATGCACAGAAACTCGGCAAGCTGGTGATCGAACCGAACGAGCAGCTAGCGTATCTGGAGCTTTCCGGTTGTCCGCTGCCGAGCTGGGACCCCTCGCTGAACAACCTGACCGGGCTGATCGGTCTGCGGTTGAGCTGTCAGCTCAGCGGCACCTTGGATCTGGcagttttttccgttttccccaTGCTGATGATACTGCAGCTCGATCAGAACCAGCTCGATCGTGTTGTGTTTACGCAATGGCCCAACTGGACTGGACCGGTGGAGTTGTCATTGACCGAACTGTATCTGCAGGACAACAGCCTGACGCATCTGGATGGTACCGTGTTTGAGCCGTTCCGTAACCTTCGGGAGCTCATTCTTAGCAGCAATCGGCTAGAGCGGCAGCTGGAGATCGGTGTGCCTGTCCAGTTACCgaagctggagaagctggaCCTTTCCCACAATCGGCTGACCGAGGTGGACTTTCGTGACTGGCAGTGTCCGGAGCTAAGGACCGTGCAGCTCAACTGTAACCAGCTGACCAGCTTTCCGCGCTTCGGTATCGGGTTTACCAGTGCGCTCAGAATGTTAACGCTGTCCTTTAACCGGCTAACGACGGTTGACGAGGGACAAATGAGTTTGCTGCGCAATCTGCAATTACTGAACCTTGACGGTAACAACATTCACCATTGGCCGGGTGCTTCGATTGATACGGAGCTACCGCAGTTGCTCGGTTTGCACCTTTCGGTTAACCCACTGGAAACCGTGAACTTCCACCGGTGGCACATGCCCCGGCTGCAAACGCTCTACCTTTCGTCCGATACGCTGCGCACGATTTCGGACGATCTGTTCGATCGCTATCCGTTGCTCGATGAAGTGCGCGCCTACTGTAGACGGTTGGATTGTGGCTGGATCGAGCGCCATCAACCGTACATTGAGCGGCGCATCTTGAAGGTGGTACAGATCGGAACGTACAAGGTGGCCACGGATTACAACTGTACCAACCGGCCCGTTTGTTATGCGTGTTTGCGCTACGACGAGTGA
- the LOC126576471 gene encoding hairy/enhancer-of-split related with YRPW motif protein, with translation MEHHLPHHHHHPHHHAHHVHGAAHHPSPHHHHHSTPLHWGYPSAATTPSAASTPTHVGGGGGAGAGGGQNNTWTPPSSKGHKRTLSESDCEDLYSEESSKEHTSPGESDSCQLLSRKRRRGVIEKKRRDRINSSLTELKRLVPSAYEKQGSAKLEKAEILQLTVDHLKALHARGIDDVSYDPQRFAMDYHIIGFRECVAEVARYLVTIEGMDVQDPLRLRLMSHLQCFATQRELSTKANPTASATSPAWSHSSTSAGGYPAAAAAAAAAVAYPASHHGSSGYYHPHQSYGQSATAPYIPQVATIPPPHEHLHQQQQQQQQQQQQQQQQQLASSAATAAIYATSAPLHELYSSQHDTASGATAQQQQQQQQQSEQQQSGSVSGGSNGGAPTYTELSNHNPNRGLSAYGNPQYPVSTSTHGYSASTSSASAYNTAAKPYRPWGAEMAC, from the exons ATGGAGCATCATctaccgcatcatcatcaccatccacatcatcatgcGCATCATGTGCATGGTGCTGCGCATCATCCTtcgcctcatcatcaccatcacagtACGCCACTGCACTGGGGCTATCCGAGTGCGGCAACGACGCCAAGTGCGGCCTCCACACCAACgcacgttggtggtggtggtggtgcgggtgcCGGCGGTGGACAGAACAACACGTGGACGCCACCGTCTTCGAAGGGCCACAAAAGGACGCTCTCCGAGAGTGACTGCGAGGATCTGTACTCGGAGGAATCGTCCAAGGAACA CACGTCACCAGGCGAATCGGACAGCTGTCAACTGCTGAGCCGCAAACGGCGCCGAGGCGTGATCGAGAAGAAGCGCCGCGACCGGATCAACTCGTCGCTGACCGAGCTGAAGCGGCTAGTGCCGAGCGCGTACGAGAAGCAAGGCTCGGCCAAGCTCGAGAAGGCCGAAATCCTGCAACTGACCGTCGACCACCTGAAGGCGCTCCACGCACGAG GAATCGACGATGTGAGCTACGATCCGCAACGGTTCGCGATGGATTACCATATCATTGGCTTTCGGGAGTGTGTGGCCGAGGTGGCGCGGTATCTGGTGACGATCGAGGGTATGGACGTGCAGGATCCGCTTCGATTACGCCTCATGTCCCATCTACAGTGTTTCGCCACTCAACGGGAACTCTCGACGAAAGCGAATCCGACGGCATCGGCCACCAGTCCGGCGTGGTCGCATAGCAGTACCTCGGCCGGAGGTTacccagcagctgcagcagcggccgcagccgccgtAGCATACCCGGCCAGCCATCACGGTTCCAGTGGTTACTATCATCCACACCAGAGTTACGGTCAAAGTGCCACGGCTCCGTACATTCCACAGGTGGCCACCATTCCGCCACCACACGAGCAtctccatcaacagcaacagcaacaacagcagcaacaacaacaacagcagcagcaacagttggcATCCTCGGCAGCTACGGCGGCCATTTACGCCACGAGTGCGCCACTGCATGAGCTGTACAGCAGCCAGCACGATACGGCCAGCGGTGCCAcggctcagcagcagcagcagcagcagcaacagtcggagcaacagcaatcggGATCCGTGTCCGGTGGatcgaatggaggcgccccgACGTACACGGAGCTGAGCAATCACAACCCCAACCGGGGCCTGTCCGCGTACGGTAATCCGCAGTACCCGGTGAGCACCTCGACCCACGGGTACAGTGCGTCGACCAGTTCGGCGTCGGCGTACAACACGGCCGCCAAGCCGTACCGTCCTTGGGGTGCCGAGATGGCTtgctaa
- the LOC126576464 gene encoding protein PAT1 homolog 1-like — protein MSDSFFGFDASLPGEEGEDGGSGSRGNGRRSGRGRGEVLGGGGGELETDSEEEYDALNDETFGQARQDDWEDLHENLVLMDKREGGDGDSGPDSDLDINFSSVGIDNFELDNDNEPEARLQLDPSVWTMPSKPEPVRPAIVPPSGQPSSIGAPATVQDRFSAALASNRFPLPDPGQIRICSLEEIEQNMIKQQQQEQLRRGMTPLPRPPPGFPSSQPNNAAQQQPLPPTTVPPPVQMLNRPIPVPLGYPGGPMGGQPSPMVGGPTMFPPTNIPPPQTAVPPPVGQQPPPQQPQQGPGHSFVPFPLGFQGPPATMPPPLPPSAGAAGVAGQGPNNSSNNNNNNNNNNNNNNNNNASFSQRLVEEIQQNHPMLPHYRQQPPPGPLGGPPGGVPGLPGMGVPPPTAGGPLGPLQPAHAGFKHPFLPFHPSFPPNWNHQQPPLGNHTGGPHPPGPPQGPHHGHPGHPGHPGHPGHPGHHPHFPHHQPQPPHHPGMHQQHQQQQHHHHQQQQQQQHHHQHHHPNHHHQHHQQQQNAGHRLQNGKLNRNFEYDEYANMMSERAKHWLLGIQLSQLNKETAYYNDYYFCVFRDRKERERGGGQRESKAHKDNTFYHPFTQQMLHRNGLIRERRNSDNVSSKDNIKEIQPRRYKPVQFENSLGKLQCGSVIAPRKIIDQDVVFDRSATDGSGNGVAGSGVAGGGGGAGSGTGGGGGSSGSGGTGVAGSGAPGSSETVHHQRRSRQILLHVENLYRLLLRLEDLSNPLAIEAKQQMKEKRAKERLMAQEKAQASPDEQNNVATTGTNGGGGAAAAGALATPGVTPVSEVEKDTLQSLLDRILPGLNVEGVQRLMSVRKGKQLLKRIQKALSEHPSRWTVWCTILSTLVVLPRRDRDDADDQLSPLFAQFELHVKYATCDELLPLFETLLNTDQLLGLVPKCKFLLLTILTLIAQMEQLQQLLTSATAAQQGDDNSKVVQVRWQTLLRELARVLTENSKATDGTKPQTAQTVGTPSSKVLLKLDSTCGFVKLLRAHLQRHPELDLERKLQTIVSIVDAQDGGASAGGSTAATPEKSE, from the exons ATGTCGGACTCGTTCTTTGGCTTCGATGCGTCACTACCGGGAGAGGAGGGTGAGGATGGCGGATCGGGTAGCAGAGGAAACGGCCGAAGGTCCGGACGAGGCCGAGGAGAGGTGctaggcggtggcggtggtgaactGGAAACCGATTCGGAGGAAGAGTACGATGCGCTCAACGATGAAACGTTCGGACAGGCGCGGCAAGATGATTGGGAGGATTTGCATGAAAACCTCGTCCTCATGGATAAGCGAGAAGGGGGAGACGGTGATTCGGGGCCGGATTCCGATCTCGACATCAACTTCTCCTCCGTCGGGATCGACAACTTCGAGCTGGACAACGATAACGAACCCGAGGCACGGTTGCAGCTTGATCCGAGTGTCTGGACCATGCCgagcaaaccggaaccggtgcgTCCTGCCATTGTGCCACCATCGGGACAACCATCGTCGATCGGTGCTCCAGCGACGGTTCAAG ATCGTTTCAGTGCGGCACTGGCTTCGAATCGATTTCCGTTGCCCGATCCGGGCCAGATTCGTATCTGCTCGTTGGAGGAGATCGAGCAGAACATGatcaagcaacagcagcaagagcagctaCGCCGTGGTATGACACCGCTGCCCAGGCCTCCACCCGGATTCCCTTCGAGCCAACCGAACAACgcagcgcaacagcaaccgttaCCGCCGACGACGGTACCGCCTCCGGTGCAGATGCTGAATCGACCGATACCGGTTCCGCTCGGTTATCCGGGTGGACCGATGGGTGGACAACCGTCCCCGATGGTCGGTGGTCCTACGATGTTTCCGCCAACGAACATACCGCCACCTCAGACCGCCGTACCTCCACCGGTGGGCCAACAGCCGCCaccgcagcaaccgcaacaggGACCCGGTCACtccttcgttccgttcccACTTGGCTTCCAGGGACCACCGGCCACGATGCCGCCACCACTTCCGCCGTCTGCTGGAGCGGCCGGTGTCGCCGGTCAGGGACCGAAcaatagcagcaacaacaacaataacaacaacaacaacaacaacaacaacaataataataatgccaGCTTCAGCCAGCGGTTGGTTGAGGAGATCCAGCAAAATCATCCGATGTTGCCGCACTAtcgccagcagccaccacctgGACCACTGGGTGGACCACCCGGTGGTGTACCGGGACTGCCAGGGATGGGAGTGCCACCGCCAACGGCGGGTGGACCACTCGGACCGCTGCAACCGGCTCATGCCGGCTTCAAGCAtccttttcttccgtttcatcCGTCGTTTCCACCGAACTGGAACCATCAGCAACCGCCCCTTGGTAACCATACGGGCGGACCACATCCCCCCGGACCCCCGCAAGGACCTCACCATGGCCACCCGGGACACCCGGGGCATCCGGGGCACCCAGGACATCCGGGGCATCATCCTCATTTCCCGCACCATCAGCCGCAACCGCCACATCATCCTGgaatgcaccagcagcatcagcagcagcagcatcatcaccaccaacagcagcagcaacagcaacaccatcatcagcaccatcatcccaatcaccatcaccagcatcatcaacagcaacagaacgcgGGTCATCGACTGCAGAACGGCAAACTGAACCGAAACTTTGAGTACGACGAGTACGCCAACATGATGAGCGAACGGGCGAAGCACTGGTTGCTGGGGATACAACTGTCGCAGCTCAACAAGGAGACGGCCTACTACAACGATTACTACTTTTGCGTGTTTCGCGATCGGAAGGAGCGCGAGCGGGGTGGAGGGCAGCGCGAAAGCAAAGCGCACAAGGACAACACCTTCTACCATCCGTTTACGCAGCAGATGCTGCATCGCAACGGGCTGATCCGGGAGCGGCGCAACTCGGACAACGTGTCGTCGAAGGACAACATCAAGGAGATACAGCCGCGCCGCTACAAACCGGTCCAGTTTGAGAACTCGCTCGGTAAGCTGCAGTGCGGTAGTGTGATCGCACCGCGCAAAATCATCGATCAGGATGTGGTGTTCGATCGCTCGGCTACGGATGGCAGTGGTAACGGTGTCGCAGGCAgtggcgttgctggtggtggtggcggcgccggtagtggcaccggtggtggtggtggtagcagtggtagcggtggtacCGGTGTGGCCGGCAGTGGTGCTCCGGGTAGCTCGGAAACCGTACACCATCAGCGCCGCTCGCGCCAGATACTGCTGCACGTGGAGAACCTgtatcggttgttgttgcgcctGGAGGATCTCTCGAATCCGCTGGCCatcgaagcgaagcagcagATGAAGGAGAAGCGTGCCAAGGAACGACTGATGGCACAGGAGAAAGCACAAGCGTCACCGGACGAGCAGAACAATGTGGCAACAACTGGtaccaatggtggtggtggcgctgctgctgctggagcactGGCGACACCCGGTGTTACACCCGTGTCGGAGGTAGAAAAGGACACGCTTCAATCGCTGCTCGATCGGATACTACCCGGGCTGAACGTGGAAGGCGTACAGCGGTTGATGTCGGTGCGCAAGGGCAAACAGCTGCTCAAGCGCATCCAGAAAGCGCTCAGCGAGCATCCGTCCCGCTGGACCGTCTGGTGTACGATACTCAGCACGTTGGTCGTGCTACCACgccgcgatcgcgacgatGCGGACGATCAACTGAGCCCACTGTTTGCGCAGTTCGAGCTGCACGTCAAGTACGCGACGTGCGATGAGCTGTTGCCACTGTTCGAGACGCTGCTCAACACCGATCAGTTGCTGGGGTTGGTGCCGAAGTGTAAGTTTCTGCTACTCACAATCCTCACGCTGATCGCTCAAATggaacagctgcagcagctactGACTTCAGCGACTGCGGCGCAGCAAGGCGATGACAACAGCAAGGTCGTTCAGGTCCGCTGGCAAACGTTACTACGCGAGCTGGCCCGTGTCCTGACAGAGAACAGCAAGGCGACCGACGGTACCAAACCGCAGACCGCCCAAACCGTCGGAACGCCCTCTTCGAAGGTACTTCTGAAGCTCGATTCGACATGCGGCTTTGTGAAGCTACTCCGGGCACACCTGCAACGGCATCCGGAGCTCGATCTTGAGCGTaagctgcaaacgatcgtctCGATCGTCGATGCACAGGATGGcggtgctagtgctggtggtagtaCGGCTGCTACCCCGGAAAAATCCGAGTAA